From Bradyrhizobium erythrophlei:
TGGAGATTGCATCGGGAGGCGGTAAGAAGTGGCGCGCTGACGCCTAGCCGCCCCGCGCATTCTGCAAGATCGCCGATAGTGTGCTCGCCTTCGGTGGGTCGACCGTCTTCCATATCGATCAGCATGAAGGGCCCATAAGCCGAGTCCGGTTGGGAAAATAGCGCGGAGATTTCGCCAGCGGTATTGAAAGCTGGCAACGGCGGGTAGCCCACCGCCGTTACGACCCGTGTGCACTCCGCGATGACGGCAGAGACAAAGGACGCGCCGTCAGATGCCCGTGCGATAACTCCGGCGCGCGATCTGCTCAAGGACGCGATTGTCGCGCTACAGGCAAATCCGAAGAATTTCTCCCACATCATCATGAGGACGTTGTCCGTGACTTGGACCGGGATGCCACCCGCTTCCAGCGCGGTCTTGATTGCAGTGCATCGGGAGGATGAGCGGCCGTCGAGTTCACCAATGGCGGTAATGTTAACACGTACCTGACTCTGCTGGATTGTTCCGTCCGGCATTAAGGCAGCATTGATGACCGTGAGCCCACCCAGCACGCGCCCGGCACCAAATCTCTCCGTAAGAACGTCAATATGTCGTACGCCATTCAGTACAGGTATGATCACGTTTTGCTCGCCCATCGCCGGAGCAATCGCGTCCATGGCCCCAGCAAGATCGTAGGTCTTGCAGGTGAGCAGAACGACATTGTAGGTCCCGTCGAGCTGGCCTTCTTGAACTGTCCTGACCTGCGTGCGGAGTTTCGACTCCGTCCTGTGTTTTTACGATCAGGCCATCGTGCCGAAGCTGGGCGGCGCGCGCTGGTCGGACGAGAAATGTGACGTCGGCCCCGCCCTTGATAAGCATTGCACCAAAATATCCCCCGAGCGCTCCAGCGCCCAATATCAGGTATCGCATTTGGTCCCCCGATGGCTCTCGATGGCCGATAGATCGTATTCACAGATTTACGTCGATGCCGAACTCGCGCTTGACCATGAGGATGTAGTCCGCATCGCTCGCCGCCCCGATATCAATTACCTCCTCGTCGGTCTTGCTCGCCCGCCATTGGAGGAACGGTGCGGCATCGGGACCGACGGGATAACGGAGCTGCCAGCTGTCGCTATCGACAATCTCGCGGATTTTGTCGCCAACAACGTAGGGCGACGTCGGTTTGGTCAGCGACTGCGCGAACATGGCCCTTTGACGCCGGTAATGCGGATAAGGACTGTCGTCGGCTACCGGCGCTGCCTTCGAGAATATCGGCGTAGCGATGACGCCGGGTTCGACAACGGCAACCCTCACATTGAACGCCTTCATTTCCTGCGCGAGGCACTCGCTCAAGGCCTCCAGAGCAAACTTGGACGCAGAGTAAGCCGCTGCAGGAGCCAAAGCCATTCGGCCAGCTATCGACGTGACATTGACAATGCAACCCTGCCGCCGCTGGCGCATCCCGGGTAAGACGGCCTTGATGCAGCGGAGCGCACCGAAGAAATTGGTTTCCATCACCTCACGAAATCTCGCCGCTGAGCTTTCCTCCACCGAGCCGCCGCCACCAATCCCGGCGTTATTCACCAGCACGTCGAGGCGACCGTGTTGGGCCATGACCTTGGCGAACGCACTTTCCACCGAAGCATCATCATCTACGTTGAGCGTGGCCATCGTGACCGGAAGCTTCTCGGCCGTCACGATTTTCTGAAGCTCCCCCGCGCTCTCCGGATTTCGCATCGTCGCAATGACGGTATGCCCCCCACGCGCAAGCGTCACGGCGGTCGCCAATCCAATTCCGCTGCTAGTGCCAGTAACCAACGCAATTGCCATTCTCGCCTCCCCGAAAAAAGCAACAGTGTAACTGCCCGCACTCCAAAATTGGAATACGTCTTGGGCTACTAGAATGAAATATATCCGTGAGTGGTCGACTTCCGAGAAGGGTCATTTTCGGACCTCAGCGCGGTCCTGAACGATGTCCGCTCTATGCCGGCGAACAGACATCACCGAGCGCGGACACGAGGTCGGTTTGGTGCCAACTGCGGTCATTCTGCAACCGCGTAGATGAGTGCTGCCCTCACCGGGAAGGCTGCACTTGATCTGCCCATGAGAGTGCTGGCGTGGGAGGATACCCAAGGTAAGGTGCAATTGAGTTACACGTCTTGGGGCGAGTTCAAATTCCGAAACCGATTCACCGGTCATGACAAGCGGCTAGCCGGGCTTTATGAATCTTTGGCCAATAAGGCCACCGAATAGCGACAGCAAGTAATTGGCGCTTTGGCCGTGACACAGCCAACGATATGATCTGGCCGCATCGCCAGAATTATCATGCTGCCTATGATCCGTCACGACAGACGCTCAGCATGTAGATGCAAAGCCATCTTTGTCGCGCCTTTCCGCTCGGCCGACGGCGGCCCGATGCTGAAGCGGCGAGCATGATACCGACGCGGTCAAAACGACTGCGCTTGGCGGCGTCGGCACATTGCGGCCGGTCAGGACCGCCGCGGCCGATACGGCTCACAGAACCTCAATACTCGAAAGCAACGCCCGCAACTCTCAGCGGAGCCTCAGAGATCGATGCCGACCGCGATGTTACGGCCCTTCAATTCGGCAAAGGTAGCTGTGTTTGCGTACAGCTTTGTGAATGCTTCGTCCTTTGCCAATGCCTCCTGTACCTTTCCGTACACTTCCCAACTGGAGTAGCGCGTGGAGATAAGAAACTCTCCGGCCCACATACCAGTGTGAAACCGGGAAAGTCGAAGAAATTCAGCACCGTGTTTTTCGAAGATTGCCTTCGCCTGCTTGGCGGTCTTGATCATTTCCTCAGGCTTGTCGCTCTTGAAGCGTGTAAATTGTACAATAGCCATGACCTAATCCCTCCGTTGAGCCCCCACGGGTAGGTCGAGGAGTGGCCGCAGAGGTTCACAGGAAATCGGGTCATAAGCGCCGTTTTAACGGTCGGCCGATGACTTCCGGTCTACCCCGAACTTCAGACATATCGGTGCAGCGCACTAAGTGACGTTATGTGCCAAAATCGGAAGTGGCGCGCGCTCATACC
This genomic window contains:
- a CDS encoding ketopantoate reductase C-terminal domain-containing protein, with product MLTCKTYDLAGAMDAIAPAMGEQNVIIPVLNGVRHIDVLTERFGAGRVLGGLTVINAALMPDGTIQQSQVRVNITAIGELDGRSSSRCTAIKTALEAGGIPVQVTDNVLMMMWEKFFGFACSATIASLSRSRAGVIARASDGASFVSAVIAECTRVVTAVGYPPLPAFNTAGEISALFSQPDSAYGPFMLIDMEDGRPTEGEHTIGDLAECAGRLGVSAPLLTASRCNLQTYEINRCPKT
- a CDS encoding 2-dehydropantoate 2-reductase N-terminal domain-containing protein, with the protein product MRYLILGAGALGGYFGAMLIKGGADVTFLVRPARAAQLRHDGLIVKTQDGVETPHAGQDSSRRPARRDLQCRSAHLQDLRSCWGHGRDCSGDGRAKRDHTCTEWRTTY
- a CDS encoding SDR family oxidoreductase; translation: MAIALVTGTSSGIGLATAVTLARGGHTVIATMRNPESAGELQKIVTAEKLPVTMATLNVDDDASVESAFAKVMAQHGRLDVLVNNAGIGGGGSVEESSAARFREVMETNFFGALRCIKAVLPGMRQRRQGCIVNVTSIAGRMALAPAAAYSASKFALEALSECLAQEMKAFNVRVAVVEPGVIATPIFSKAAPVADDSPYPHYRRQRAMFAQSLTKPTSPYVVGDKIREIVDSDSWQLRYPVGPDAAPFLQWRASKTDEEVIDIGAASDADYILMVKREFGIDVNL